The Candidatus Deferrimicrobiaceae bacterium genomic sequence ATCTGGGTCCTGGGGGAGGGCGCCAAGACCGAGTTCGAGCTGTCGAAGATGTTCGCCTACATCCGCCGGCACGAGGAGATCCGCGACGTTATCGTCTCGGGGGGCGACCCGCTCACGCTGCCCACCGCGCGGCTCGAGTACATCCTCAAGAACCTGCGCCGGATACCCCACGTCGAGATCATCCGGATCGGCTCCCGCGTCCCCGTCGTCCTGCCCATGCGCATCGACGACGAGCTTTGCGACATGCTCGGAAAGTACGGCCCGATCTGGCTCAACACGCAGTTCAACCATCCACGCGAAATCACGCCCGAGGCGGCCCGCGCCTGCGACCGGCTACTCCGCGCCGGCGTCCCCGTCAACAACCAGACGGTCCTGCTCCGGGGGGTCAACGACCACCCCGAGGTGATCCGGAAGCTCAACACGTCGCTGCTCAAGGCCAAGGTCCGCCCCTACTACCTGTTCCAGTGCGACATGGTGCGCGGTCTAGAACATTTCCGCACCCGCCTATCGCGCGGCGTCGAGATCATGGAGGCGTTGCGTGGGCATACCTCGGGGCTGGCCATCCCGTCTTTCGTGGTCGATGTGCCGGGCGGCGGCGGCAAGATCCCGATCATGCCCAACTACATCCTGTCGATGGGCGAGGAACGCACCGTCCTGCGCAACTACGAGGGAATCATCGTGAGCTACGAGGAGGCGAAGGCTTCCGACCGCCCATCGGCGCAGCCCGAAGGCCCCGGGCCGGCTCC encodes the following:
- a CDS encoding KamA family radical SAM protein, coding for MDTPSGEDALTLPGSGGRADAYDPPWPRVTEREWNDYRWQLANRVTDVGQLSALLELDPDDRALMRRVTDLYRVGITPYYLSLIRADDPNDPIALQAIPSVEEFTDVGLDDPLEEEKDMPVPGLTHRYPDRCLMVVTNFCSMYCRHCTRKRIWVLGEGAKTEFELSKMFAYIRRHEEIRDVIVSGGDPLTLPTARLEYILKNLRRIPHVEIIRIGSRVPVVLPMRIDDELCDMLGKYGPIWLNTQFNHPREITPEAARACDRLLRAGVPVNNQTVLLRGVNDHPEVIRKLNTSLLKAKVRPYYLFQCDMVRGLEHFRTRLSRGVEIMEALRGHTSGLAIPSFVVDVPGGGGKIPIMPNYILSMGEERTVLRNYEGIIVSYEEAKASDRPSAQPEGPGPAPRNDVYRLMTGEAKSLIPAGNERLARRKRRCESASPST